The proteins below are encoded in one region of Citrobacter enshiensis:
- a CDS encoding dimethyl sulfoxide reductase anchor subunit family protein has translation MGSGWHEWPLMIFTVFGQCVAGGFIVMALALMKGELRAESQQRVIACMFGLWVLMGIGFIASMLHLGSPMRAFNSLNRVGSSALSNEIASGSLFFAIGGIGWLLALSRKLSPALRNLWLVATMVLGVVFVWMMVRVYNTIDTVPTWYSVWTPLGFFLTLFMGGPLLGYLLLRVAGVDGWAMRLLPVISVLALVVSAMMSVMQGAELATIHSSIQQASALVPDYGSLMAWRMVLLAVALCCWILPQLKGYQPAVPLLSVAFILLLVGELIGRGVFYGLHMTVGMAVAS, from the coding sequence ATGGGAAGTGGATGGCATGAATGGCCGCTAATGATCTTCACGGTCTTCGGACAATGTGTGGCTGGCGGTTTTATCGTAATGGCATTAGCGCTGATGAAAGGGGAGCTGCGTGCTGAATCTCAGCAGCGAGTCATTGCCTGTATGTTTGGCCTGTGGGTGCTGATGGGCATTGGTTTTATTGCTTCTATGCTCCATCTGGGTTCACCGATGCGCGCCTTCAACTCGCTTAATCGTGTGGGGTCTTCAGCGCTCAGTAATGAAATTGCCAGTGGCTCTCTCTTCTTTGCCATTGGTGGGATCGGTTGGTTACTGGCTCTGTCCAGGAAACTTTCTCCAGCATTGCGTAATCTGTGGCTGGTTGCGACGATGGTACTGGGCGTTGTCTTTGTCTGGATGATGGTACGTGTATATAACACCATCGACACCGTACCAACCTGGTACAGTGTGTGGACTCCGTTAGGCTTCTTCCTGACGCTGTTCATGGGCGGCCCGTTATTGGGTTATCTGCTGCTGCGCGTGGCGGGTGTGGACGGATGGGCAATGCGACTGTTACCGGTGATTTCTGTACTGGCGCTGGTTGTCAGTGCCATGATGTCCGTGATGCAGGGCGCTGAACTGGCGACGATCCATAGCTCGATTCAGCAGGCGTCTGCGCTGGTGCCGGATTACGGTTCATTAATGGCCTGGCGTATGGTGCTGCTGGCTGTGGCGCTGTGCTGCTGGATCCTGCCGCAACTCAAAGGGTATCAACCCGCAGTACCGCTGCTGTCAGTCGCGTTTATCCTGCTGTTGGTCGGTGAACTGATTGGCCGTGGCGTGTTCTATGGTCTTCATATGACTGTAGGCATGGCGGTCGCCAGCTAA
- the dmsB gene encoding dimethylsulfoxide reductase iron-sulfur subunit DmsB: MTTQYGFFIDSSRCTGCKTCELACKDYKDLTPDVSFRRIYEYAGGDWQEDNGVWHQNVFAYYVSIACNHCEDPACTKVCPSGAMHKREDGFVVVDEDVCIGCRYCHMACPYGAPQYNAAKGHMTKCDGCHDRVADGKKPICVESCPLRALDFGPIEELRKKHGDLAAVAPLPGAHFTKPSIVIKPNANSRPTGDTTGYLANPKEV, encoded by the coding sequence ATGACAACCCAGTATGGATTTTTTATTGATTCCAGCCGTTGCACCGGTTGCAAAACCTGCGAACTGGCCTGTAAAGACTACAAAGATTTAACCCCGGACGTCAGTTTCCGTCGTATTTACGAGTATGCCGGCGGCGACTGGCAGGAGGATAACGGTGTATGGCATCAGAATGTCTTTGCCTATTATGTCTCCATCGCCTGCAACCATTGTGAAGATCCGGCCTGTACCAAGGTCTGCCCAAGCGGTGCGATGCATAAACGTGAAGACGGTTTTGTGGTGGTGGACGAAGATGTCTGCATCGGTTGCCGTTATTGCCATATGGCCTGCCCGTACGGCGCGCCGCAATACAATGCCGCCAAAGGTCACATGACCAAGTGCGATGGTTGTCATGATCGTGTCGCCGACGGTAAAAAGCCGATCTGCGTGGAGTCCTGCCCGCTGCGCGCGCTGGACTTCGGTCCCATTGAAGAGTTGCGTAAAAAACATGGCGATCTGGCCGCTGTCGCACCGTTACCGGGCGCGCATTTCACGAAGCCCAGTATTGTTATCAAACCTAACGCCAATAGCCGCCCGACCGGAGATACCACCGGTTATCTGGCAAATCCGAAGGAGGTGTAA
- the dmsA gene encoding dimethylsulfoxide reductase subunit A — protein sequence MKTKIPDAVLATEVSRRGLVKTTAIGGLAMASSAFTLPFTRIANAAEAISPAQSSEKIVWSACTVNCGSRCPLRMHVVDGEIKYVETDNTGDDDYEGLHQVRACLRGRSMRRRVYNPDRLKYPMKRVGKRGEGKFERISWDEAYEIIATNMQRLIKDYGNESIYLNYGTGTLGGTMTRSWPPGKTLVARLMNCCGGYLNHYGDYSSAQIAAGLNYTYGGWADGNSPSDIENSKLVVLFGNNPGETRMSGGGVTYYLEQARQKSNARMIIVDPRYTDTGAGREDEWIPIRPGTDAALVNALAYVLITEDMVDQPFLDKYCVGYDEKTLPASAPKNGHYKAYILGQGKDGIAKTPEWAAQITGIPAERIVKLAREIGSAKPAYISQGWGPQRHANGEIATRAISMLAILTGNVGINGGNTGAREGSYDVPFERMPTLENPVETSISMFMWTDAIERGPEMTALRDGVRGKDKLDVPIKMIWNYAGNCLINQHSEINRTHEILQDDKKCEMIVVIDCHMTSSAKYADILLPDCTASEQMDFALDASCGNMSYVIFTDEAIKPRFECKTIYQMTSELAKRLGVEQQFTEGRTQEGWMRHLYEQSRKAMPELPSFDEFRKQGIFKQRDPEGHHVAYKAFREDPQANPLTTPSGKIEIYSQALAEIAASWELPEGDVIDPLPIYAPGFESYNDPLTKDYPLQLTGFHYKSRVHSTYGNVDVLKASCRQEMWINPMDAQKRGIKNGDKVRIFNGRGELHIEAKVTPRMMPGVVALGEGAWYDPDAKRVDQGGCINVLTTQRPSPLAKGNPSHTNLVQVEKV from the coding sequence ATGAAAACTAAGATCCCCGATGCCGTACTGGCAACTGAGGTGAGTCGTCGTGGTTTGGTAAAAACGACGGCGATAGGCGGACTGGCAATGGCCAGCAGCGCGTTCACCCTGCCATTTACCCGAATTGCGAATGCCGCTGAAGCTATCAGCCCGGCTCAGTCCAGCGAAAAAATTGTCTGGAGCGCCTGTACGGTAAACTGTGGTAGCCGCTGTCCACTGCGCATGCACGTGGTGGATGGGGAAATCAAGTACGTTGAAACCGATAACACCGGTGATGATGATTACGAAGGATTACATCAGGTACGCGCATGCCTGCGTGGACGCTCTATGCGTCGACGTGTCTATAATCCTGACCGCCTGAAATATCCGATGAAACGCGTCGGTAAGCGCGGCGAAGGCAAATTCGAGCGTATCAGTTGGGATGAAGCCTACGAGATCATCGCGACCAATATGCAACGTTTGATCAAAGATTATGGCAACGAGTCAATCTATCTGAACTACGGCACCGGTACGCTCGGCGGTACGATGACACGTTCATGGCCGCCAGGTAAAACGCTGGTTGCGCGTCTGATGAACTGCTGCGGTGGGTATCTGAACCATTATGGGGATTATTCCTCTGCGCAAATTGCGGCCGGACTGAATTATACCTACGGCGGCTGGGCGGATGGCAACAGCCCTTCTGATATTGAGAACAGTAAGCTCGTCGTCCTGTTTGGTAATAACCCTGGCGAAACCCGCATGAGCGGGGGCGGGGTAACCTATTACCTCGAACAGGCACGTCAGAAATCAAATGCACGTATGATCATCGTCGACCCGCGCTACACCGATACAGGGGCAGGGCGAGAAGATGAATGGATCCCGATTCGTCCGGGTACCGACGCGGCGCTGGTTAATGCGCTGGCGTACGTACTGATTACCGAAGACATGGTCGATCAGCCGTTCCTCGACAAATATTGTGTGGGTTACGACGAAAAAACCTTACCTGCCAGCGCGCCGAAAAATGGCCACTATAAGGCTTATATTCTGGGGCAAGGTAAAGACGGTATTGCGAAAACGCCTGAATGGGCAGCGCAAATTACCGGTATTCCGGCTGAGCGAATTGTGAAACTGGCCCGTGAAATCGGCAGTGCTAAACCGGCCTATATTTCGCAAGGTTGGGGGCCGCAGCGCCATGCGAATGGTGAAATTGCGACGCGTGCCATTTCTATGCTGGCGATACTGACCGGCAACGTAGGCATTAACGGCGGTAACACTGGCGCGCGCGAAGGCTCTTATGACGTTCCGTTTGAACGTATGCCGACGCTGGAGAACCCGGTAGAAACCAGTATTTCGATGTTCATGTGGACGGATGCGATTGAACGTGGCCCGGAAATGACCGCGCTGCGCGACGGCGTGCGTGGTAAAGACAAGCTTGATGTGCCGATCAAAATGATCTGGAACTATGCCGGCAACTGTCTGATTAACCAGCACTCGGAAATCAACCGCACGCATGAAATTCTCCAGGATGACAAGAAGTGCGAAATGATTGTCGTCATCGATTGCCATATGACCTCTTCAGCGAAATATGCCGATATTTTGCTGCCTGACTGCACGGCATCCGAACAGATGGACTTTGCGCTGGATGCCTCCTGCGGGAATATGTCGTATGTGATCTTCACCGATGAGGCCATCAAACCCCGTTTTGAATGTAAGACGATCTACCAGATGACCAGCGAGCTGGCAAAACGTCTGGGGGTAGAGCAACAGTTTACGGAAGGGCGCACCCAGGAAGGGTGGATGCGTCATTTGTACGAGCAGTCGCGCAAAGCCATGCCGGAGCTTCCGTCATTTGACGAGTTCCGCAAGCAAGGGATCTTCAAACAGCGCGATCCTGAAGGGCATCACGTGGCTTACAAAGCGTTCCGTGAAGATCCACAGGCTAATCCGCTGACGACACCGTCCGGTAAAATCGAGATCTACTCGCAGGCGCTGGCAGAGATTGCCGCGAGCTGGGAATTGCCTGAAGGTGATGTGATCGATCCGCTGCCGATCTATGCGCCGGGTTTTGAAAGCTACAACGATCCGTTGACCAAAGACTATCCGCTGCAGTTGACGGGCTTCCACTACAAGTCTCGCGTGCACTCTACCTATGGCAACGTGGATGTGCTGAAAGCGTCCTGCCGTCAGGAAATGTGGATTAACCCGATGGATGCGCAAAAACGTGGCATCAAAAACGGAGACAAGGTACGTATCTTCAATGGCCGTGGTGAACTTCATATCGAAGCCAAAGTTACGCCGCGTATGATGCCCGGCGTTGTAGCCCTGGGTGAAGGGGCCTGGTATGACCCGGATGCGAAACGCGTGGATCAGGGCGGATGTATTAACGTTCTGACAACGCAGCGTCCGTCGCCTCTTGCGAAGGGGAATCCGTCACATACCAACCTCGTTCAGGTTGAAAAGGTCTAA
- the serS gene encoding serine--tRNA ligase has protein sequence MLDPNLLRTEPDAVAEKLARRGFKLDVDKLRALEERRKVLQVETENLQAERNSRSKSIGQAKARGEDIEPLRLEVNKLGEQLDAAKSELDVLLAEIRDIALTIPNIPHDDAPVGKDENDNVEVSRWGTPREFDFDVRDHVTLGEMHSGLDFAAAVKLTGSRFVVMKGQIARMHRALSQFMLDLHTEQHGYSENYVPYLVNHDTLYGTGQLPKFAGDLFHTRPLEEESDSSNYALIPTAEVPLTNLVRDEIIDEDDLPIKMTAHTPCFRSEAGSYGRDTRGLIRMHQFDKVEMVQIVRPEDSMDALEEMTGHAEKVLQLLGLPYRKIVLCTGDMGFGACKTYDLEVWIPAQNTYREISSCSNVWDFQARRMQARCRNKSDKKTRLVHTLNGSGLAVGRTLVAVMENYQQADGRIAVPEVLRPYMNGLEYIG, from the coding sequence ATGCTCGATCCCAATCTGCTGCGTACCGAGCCAGACGCAGTCGCAGAAAAACTGGCACGCCGGGGCTTTAAGCTGGATGTAGATAAACTTCGCGCTCTCGAAGAGCGTCGTAAAGTACTGCAGGTAGAAACCGAAAACCTGCAGGCAGAGCGTAACTCGCGATCGAAATCCATTGGCCAGGCGAAAGCGCGCGGGGAAGATATCGAGCCATTACGCCTGGAAGTGAACAAACTCGGTGAGCAGCTTGATGCCGCGAAATCTGAGCTGGATGTGCTGCTGGCGGAAATCCGCGATATCGCGCTGACCATCCCGAACATCCCTCACGATGACGCACCGGTTGGTAAAGACGAAAACGACAACGTTGAAGTCAGCCGCTGGGGCACCCCGCGTGAATTCGATTTCGACGTTCGCGACCACGTTACCCTGGGTGAAATGCACAGCGGTCTCGATTTCGCTGCTGCGGTTAAACTGACCGGCTCCCGCTTTGTGGTGATGAAAGGTCAGATTGCCCGTATGCACCGCGCACTGTCGCAGTTCATGCTGGATCTGCACACCGAACAGCACGGCTACAGCGAAAACTATGTACCGTATCTGGTGAACCACGACACGCTGTACGGTACCGGTCAGTTGCCGAAATTTGCCGGCGATCTGTTCCATACGCGTCCGCTGGAAGAAGAATCTGACAGCAGCAACTATGCGCTGATCCCGACTGCAGAAGTGCCGCTGACCAACCTGGTGCGCGATGAAATCATCGACGAAGACGACCTGCCGATCAAAATGACGGCGCACACACCGTGCTTCCGTTCTGAAGCGGGTTCTTACGGTCGTGACACGCGTGGTCTGATCCGTATGCACCAGTTCGACAAAGTTGAAATGGTGCAGATCGTTCGTCCGGAAGATTCCATGGACGCACTGGAAGAGATGACTGGCCATGCTGAGAAAGTGCTTCAGTTGCTGGGTCTGCCGTATCGCAAAATTGTTCTGTGTACCGGTGACATGGGCTTCGGCGCATGCAAGACCTACGATCTGGAAGTGTGGATCCCGGCTCAGAATACCTATCGCGAGATCTCTTCCTGCTCTAACGTCTGGGATTTCCAGGCTCGCCGTATGCAGGCGCGTTGCCGCAACAAGTCCGACAAAAAGACCCGTCTGGTTCATACTCTGAACGGTTCTGGTCTGGCTGTTGGCCGTACGCTGGTAGCGGTAATGGAAAACTATCAGCAGGCGGATGGTCGCATTGCGGTGCCGGAAGTGTTGCGCCCGTATATGAACGGACTGGAATATATCGGCTAA